Proteins encoded in a region of the Raphanus sativus cultivar WK10039 chromosome 8, ASM80110v3, whole genome shotgun sequence genome:
- the LOC130498408 gene encoding delta-9 desaturase-like 5 protein, producing the protein MCNPTKDNVSSQSGFVRKEKRAYFQRYWTWADVARALTVTIVHFLCLLAPLYYKWEALRFGLILVSVTNLLITFSYHRNLAHRSFKLPKWLEYPIAYAAVFALQGDPLDWVSIHRFHHQFTDSDRDPHSPKEGFLFSHVMWIFDTLYIKYKCGGRNNVMDLKQQWFYRFLRKTIGFHVLMFWTVLYLYGGLPYLTCGGGVGGVLGYHVTWLVNSACHICGSRSWKTKDTSRNVWWLSLFTMGESWHNNHHAFQSSARQGLEWWQIDITWYLIRLLEVFGLATDVKLPSEYQKQKLALAG; encoded by the exons ATGTGTAATCCCACTAAAGACAATGTCTCTAGCCAAAGCGGTTTCGTGCGTAAGGAAAAGAGAGCTTATTTTCAGAGATATTGGACGTGGGCCGATGTAGCAAGAGCGCTAACCGTTACGATTGTTCACTTTTTGTGTCTCCTGGCGCCATTATACTACAAATGGGAAGCGTTACGGTTCGGTTTGATTCTCGTCTCAGTGACTAACCTGCTCATCACATTCTCGTACCACAGGAACTTGGCTCATCGGAGCTTTAAACTCCCAAAGTGGCTTGAATATCCTATTGCTTACGCTGCTGTTTTCGCTCTTCAG GGTGATCCATTGGATTGGGTGAGCATACATAGGTTCCACCACCAGTTCACAGATTCAGATCGAGACCCACATAGCCCTAAGGAAGGATTTTTGTTCAGCCATGTCATGTGGATATTTGACAcactttatataaaatataag TGTGGTGGACGTAACAACGTGATGGACTTGAAGCAGCAATGGTTCTATAGGTTTCTACGCAAGACGATTGGTTTCCACGTCTTAATGTTTTGGACCGTTCTCTATCTCTACGGTGGTTTACCTTACCTTACTTGCGGCGGG GGCGTTGGAGGTGTGCTAGGGTATCACGTGACATGGCTTGTAAACTCAGCATGCCATATTTGTGGTTCGAGGTCGTGGAAAACTAAAGACACATCTCGTAATGTTTg GTGGCTAAGCTTATTTACGATGGGAGAGAGTTGGCACAACAACCACCACGCGTTTCAGTCATCGGCGAGGCAAGGATTGGAGTGGTGGCAGATAGATATCACTTGGTACCTCATTCGACTACTTGAGGTTTTCGGATTAGCCACCGATGTGAAATTGCCTTCGGAATACCAAAAACAGAAGTTGGCTCTCGCTGGTTGA